A single genomic interval of Astyanax mexicanus isolate ESR-SI-001 chromosome 4, AstMex3_surface, whole genome shotgun sequence harbors:
- the LOC125801697 gene encoding uncharacterized protein LOC125801697 isoform X3 translates to MVVTFQKLHQSQAKCFKYVNNGRSGLRGLVYRWLTTLLEVPHSDASLKKTTMDASFLGTCELETIQAVQNIEGLSQLCEESVNTSAHVDPLGLKRLVDSITPPGFDNLYKQPKNPQLQDITNNSGYRRAFKPNLTSSPEVLLGKRCNRGPSSSRKRIRLEDSCILLDTDLNNAGQSTNGESVLHNDVQDVLNKDEWSEDLTDIWDQNSFSEPVEKTVAAAPPNVGINASDKHRDTDANELRSNQEHEHQDQVGPDGDLNSIGEVLTVLRQISEENRKILLDNKSITESNRKLTEACIKSSQDNERLSQLNAKISQENLNNLIELRRQSAINRRHEKGIQEIHKQLNIYLDEFRKFDMSGNVSKDQFKSLIQIMFKMQKALEIKLSPFLPIAGPSSRV, encoded by the exons ATGGTAGTTACGTTTCAAAAGCTACACCAATCACaggctaaatgttttaaatatgttaataacgGTAGGAGTGGTCTACGTGGCCTTGTATATAGATGGCTCACAACTCTGTTGGAGGTGCCCCATTCAGACGCTAGCCTGAAAAAAACCACGATGGACGCAAGCTTTCTTG GAACCTGTGAGCTGGAAACAATCCAAGCCGTTCAAAATATTGAAGGTTTATCTCAACTTTGTGAGG AGTCTGTGAACACATCGGCGCATGTGGACCCTCTTG GTCTAAAACGCTTAGTGGATAGTATCACGCCACCCGGATTCGACAATTTGTACAAACAGCCAAAAAATCCTCAACTACAGGATATAACCAACAACAGCGGATACAGGAGAGCCTTTAAGCCAAACTTAACGAGCAGTCCGGAGGTGTTGCTTGGTAAACGTTGCAACAGGGGACCATCTTCAAGCAGAAAACGCATCAGGCTGGAAGACAGCTGCATACTGTTAGATACAG ATTTGAACAACGCTGGACAGTCTACGAATGGAGAAAGTGTGTTGCACAATGATGTCCAGGATGTTTTAAACAAGGACGAATGGTCGGAGGATTTGACGGACATCTGGGATCAGAACAGTTTCAGCGAACCAGTCGAAAAAACTGTTGCTGCCGCACCACCGAATGTTGGAATAAACGCTTcggacaaacacagagacactgacGCAAATGAGTTACGATCAAACCAAGAGCATGAGCATCAAGATCAGGTAGGACCCGATGGTGATTTAAACAGTATTGGCGAGGTTTTAACTGTTCTAAGACAGATTtctgaagaaaacagaaaaatattgctAGATAACAAATCAATCACAGAATCAAACAGAAAACTAACAGAAGCTTGTATTAAATCTTCCCAAGACAACGAAAGGTTGTCACAGTTAAATGCAAAGATATCTCAAGAAAATTTGAACAATTTAATTGAGCTACGTAGACAATCTGCCATTAACCGTAGACATGAAAAAGGTAttcaagagatacacaaacaaCTAAATATATATCTGGATGAATTTAGAAAATTTGATATGTCTGGTAATGTGTCAAAAGATCAATTCAAATctttaatacaaataatgtttaaaatgcaaaagGCGTTAGAGATAAAATTATCGCCATTTCTGCCTATTGCGGGGCCATCCTCTCGTGTTTAG
- the LOC125801697 gene encoding uncharacterized protein LOC125801697 isoform X2, translating to MVVTFQKLHQSQAKCFKYVNNGRSGLRGLVYRWLTTLLEVPHSDASLKKTTMDASFLGTCELETIQAVQNIEGLSQLCEESVNTSAHVDPLAGLKRLVDSITPPGFDNLYKQPKNPQLQDITNNSGYRRAFKPNLTSSPEVLLGKRCNRGPSSSRKRIRLEDSCILLDTDLNNAGQSTNGESVLHNDVQDVLNKDEWSEDLTDIWDQNSFSEPVEKTVAAAPPNVGINASDKHRDTDANELRSNQEHEHQDQVGPDGDLNSIGEVLTVLRQISEENRKILLDNKSITESNRKLTEACIKSSQDNERLSQLNAKISQENLNNLIELRRQSAINRRHEKGIQEIHKQLNIYLDEFRKFDMSGNVSKDQFKSLIQIMFKMQKALEIKLSPFLPIAGPSSRV from the exons ATGGTAGTTACGTTTCAAAAGCTACACCAATCACaggctaaatgttttaaatatgttaataacgGTAGGAGTGGTCTACGTGGCCTTGTATATAGATGGCTCACAACTCTGTTGGAGGTGCCCCATTCAGACGCTAGCCTGAAAAAAACCACGATGGACGCAAGCTTTCTTG GAACCTGTGAGCTGGAAACAATCCAAGCCGTTCAAAATATTGAAGGTTTATCTCAACTTTGTGAGG AGTCTGTGAACACATCGGCGCATGTGGACCCTCTTG CAGGTCTAAAACGCTTAGTGGATAGTATCACGCCACCCGGATTCGACAATTTGTACAAACAGCCAAAAAATCCTCAACTACAGGATATAACCAACAACAGCGGATACAGGAGAGCCTTTAAGCCAAACTTAACGAGCAGTCCGGAGGTGTTGCTTGGTAAACGTTGCAACAGGGGACCATCTTCAAGCAGAAAACGCATCAGGCTGGAAGACAGCTGCATACTGTTAGATACAG ATTTGAACAACGCTGGACAGTCTACGAATGGAGAAAGTGTGTTGCACAATGATGTCCAGGATGTTTTAAACAAGGACGAATGGTCGGAGGATTTGACGGACATCTGGGATCAGAACAGTTTCAGCGAACCAGTCGAAAAAACTGTTGCTGCCGCACCACCGAATGTTGGAATAAACGCTTcggacaaacacagagacactgacGCAAATGAGTTACGATCAAACCAAGAGCATGAGCATCAAGATCAGGTAGGACCCGATGGTGATTTAAACAGTATTGGCGAGGTTTTAACTGTTCTAAGACAGATTtctgaagaaaacagaaaaatattgctAGATAACAAATCAATCACAGAATCAAACAGAAAACTAACAGAAGCTTGTATTAAATCTTCCCAAGACAACGAAAGGTTGTCACAGTTAAATGCAAAGATATCTCAAGAAAATTTGAACAATTTAATTGAGCTACGTAGACAATCTGCCATTAACCGTAGACATGAAAAAGGTAttcaagagatacacaaacaaCTAAATATATATCTGGATGAATTTAGAAAATTTGATATGTCTGGTAATGTGTCAAAAGATCAATTCAAATctttaatacaaataatgtttaaaatgcaaaagGCGTTAGAGATAAAATTATCGCCATTTCTGCCTATTGCGGGGCCATCCTCTCGTGTTTAG
- the LOC103027398 gene encoding dual specificity protein phosphatase 14-like → MAISQITPSLFLSGVEAVNPAALARRKVTLLVLAADELPFPESAGIDLLRLPIRDEPHAPLAQHFDSVAERIQQNRSGSTLVCCAAGRSRSPALVMAFLIKNEGLSLLQAYQRVLEVRPFIRPNAGFWRQLLEYERRFHLCNSVRMVATSQGVLPEAVGQAQDLPHCLDL, encoded by the coding sequence ATGGCGATCTCTCAGATCACACCGTCGCTGTTCCTGAGCGGTGTGGAGGCTGTGAACCCGGCCGCTCTCGCCCGCAGGAAGGTCACTCTGCTGGTCCTCGCTGCAGACGAGCTGCCGTTTCCGGAGTCTGCAGGAATAGACCTCCTGCGTCTTCCCATCCGTGACGAGCCGCACGCCCCCCTCGCTCAGCACTTCGACAGCGTGGCCGAGAGAATCCAGCAGAACCGCAGTGGAAGCACGCTGGTGTGCTGTGCCGCGGGCAGGAGCAGGTCTCCGGCGCTCGTCATGGCCTTCCTCATAAAGAACGAAGGACTCTCGCTGCTGCAGGCGTACCAGCGGGTGCTGGAGGTCCGGCCGTTCATCCGGCCCAATGCCGGCTTTTGGAGGCAGCTGCTGGAGTACGAGCGGCGGTTCCACCTCTGCAACAGTGTGAGGATGGTGGCCACCTCGCAGGGAGTTCTGCCTGAGGCAGTCGGACAAGCACAGGACCTTCCGCACTGCCTGGACCTTTAA